In Pseudochaenichthys georgianus chromosome 6, fPseGeo1.2, whole genome shotgun sequence, a single window of DNA contains:
- the zpd gene encoding zona pellucida glycoprotein d: protein MILVGLKLSVVLVLLIGCTHHLVQGRCSVEHCTDPTRCVLSEDQRSCKCALGYYGDQCDKDAHIQVMCGRDYITVRALEDFFMYHNVPLESLHLSNTSCRAQREVIHGVPYYMSRTTKEKYLACGGKQLEKNFTHISYSLSLLSDPQVTGNIIRNPVIKIDYKCIYPYIRRVSLPFPVVPLSSEAVIRVDELDATIELMLYTDQSYSKAYSSSPTIELRDKVYVEVRVTKPADFFRLRINECWATQSSQPRSAEGLVHTLLMNGCVNDQTVVFLNGSTGQPGRNGESSTVRYSFDMFRFTSTPHDLYLHCTVQLCEPDDLVSCTPNCKSIAKREAVRADPALGLLSYGPIRIEMPDGAQSSVPMTVVLPVAAVWTVGFFLIILITVAKAGSRRLAQTEEH from the exons ATGATCCTCGTCGGCTTGAAG CTGAGCGTGGTCCTCGTGCTACTCATTGGGTGCAcgcatcatcttgttcagg gaaGGTGCAGCGTAGAGCATTGCACGGACCCCACGAGGTGTGTTCTGTCTGAAGACCAAAGAAGCTGCAAATGTGCGCTTGGATATTATGGCGACCAATGTGACAAAG ATGCACACATACAAGTAATGTGTGGCAGGGACTACATAACAGTCAGAGCATTAGAGGATTTCTTCATGTACCACAACGTGCCACTGGAGTCCCTGCACTTGTCCAACACATCTTGCCGTGCTCAGAGAGAAGTCATCCATGGTGTGCCGTACTACATGTCCCGGACAACTAAAGAGAAATATCTAGCCTGTGGAGGCAAGCAGCTGGAG AAAAACTTTACTCACATCTCCTATTCCCTGAGTCTACTGTCAGATCCTCAGGTTACTGGAAACATCATCAGAAATCCAGTCATTAAGATTGATTACAAATGCATCTATCCATACATCAGGAGAGTCAGCCTACCTTTCCCGGTCGTCCCCTTGTCCAG TGAGGCAGTGATACGTGTAGATGAACTTGATGCCACAATAGAGCTGATGCTGTACACAGACCAGTCCTACTCTAAGGCCTACAGCAGTTCCCCCACCATCGAGCTCAGAGACAAG GTGTATGTGGAGGTGAGGGTCACCAAGCctgcagatttcttccggctccGGATCAATGAGTGCTGGGCCACACAGTCCTCCCAGCCTAGATCTGCAGAGGGCCTGGTTCACACGCTGCTTATGAACGG GTGTGTGAATGACCAAACTGTTGTCTTTCTAAACGGGAGCACGGGACAGCCTGGCCGTAACGGAGAAAGTTCTACTGTTCGCTACAGCTTCGACATGTTTCGCTTCACATCCACACCACACGACCTCTATCTGCACTGCACTGTCCAGCTGTGTGAACCAGACGACCTCGTGTCCTGCACACCT AACTGTAAATCGATCGCTAAGAGAGAAGCGGTGAGAGCAGACCCCGCCCTGGGCCTCCTGTCGTATGGACCCATCCGGATTGAAATGCCAGACGGAGCGCAATCTA gcgtaccgatgaCGGTGGTGCTTCCTGTAGCCGCTGTCTGGACGGTTGGCTTCttcctcatcatcctcatcacCGTGGCCAAAGCAGGCAGCAGGAGGCTTGCACAAACTGAGGAGCACTGA